A genome region from Chloroflexota bacterium includes the following:
- a CDS encoding glycosyltransferase family 39 protein, whose product MSDAIHQRVTPPVAAPSEPHAGRAVSTVRRRVVRSAVARLFGAWPEIALGVLACVLYLPIVSRVLILGPDAVEYLDIARRLAAGQGFLLGVKAFHFGGTDVLHHGLAERPPLFPILVALLLKLGFESVAAQVLNAVLSGLSVTLVALIGRQLFGREVGVLAALLTIVTPLVTERMLWPMTEALAIGLSLLATYLMMQRVERPSVRTSGLAGVVLGLAYLTRPTVLSLVGALAVTAMMLAARRRDVIRPLLAYAAGVGLSFVPISAYSIVTRGSLFYSGQTYLYALYKDPEVMEFGFQKPLPTAAQFISENSALVLRTIGETFSSYAYLLFAEWELMLPLALGWPMVVWALARREYPRAAVVPLVVAVTNFAFYGLTWSTFQDRYLLLTMLLLFPFVVDGLRRLRLDRLPLPTPGRATARPGPRLGLTHLIVVGALVLWTPHLIRQYRGEFRYGELPVGTRKDEGLVWTAPPRWVRDGDLMRVVNWVNTRTEPLAVLAHAQPWPFTYFTGRPATLLPVNLGPDRLRELLVSYQVDYVLLDGRDRERRRYLDMLEDLEPAGVTDVSLGAYRIFDVRALRRQP is encoded by the coding sequence ATGTCCGATGCCATCCACCAGCGGGTGACGCCCCCCGTCGCCGCGCCATCCGAGCCGCACGCCGGCCGTGCCGTGTCCACCGTCCGGCGGCGCGTTGTGCGGAGCGCGGTGGCGCGCCTGTTTGGCGCGTGGCCCGAGATCGCGCTCGGGGTGCTGGCCTGCGTGCTGTACCTGCCCATCGTGTCCCGGGTGCTGATCCTTGGACCGGACGCCGTCGAGTATCTCGACATTGCGCGGCGGCTGGCGGCGGGCCAGGGTTTCCTGCTGGGCGTCAAAGCGTTTCACTTTGGCGGCACGGACGTGCTCCATCACGGGCTGGCCGAGCGCCCTCCGCTCTTCCCGATCCTGGTCGCGCTGCTGCTGAAGTTGGGCTTCGAGTCGGTGGCGGCGCAGGTGCTCAACGCCGTACTGAGCGGGCTGTCGGTGACGCTGGTGGCCCTGATCGGGCGGCAGCTGTTCGGGCGGGAGGTCGGGGTGCTGGCGGCGCTGTTGACCATCGTGACGCCACTGGTCACCGAGCGCATGCTCTGGCCGATGACCGAGGCGCTGGCGATCGGCCTCTCGTTGCTGGCGACCTACCTGATGATGCAGCGCGTCGAACGGCCATCGGTGCGGACGTCTGGCCTGGCCGGTGTCGTGCTCGGGCTGGCCTACCTGACCAGGCCGACGGTGCTGTCGTTGGTCGGTGCGTTGGCGGTGACGGCGATGATGCTGGCCGCCCGGCGGCGCGACGTCATCCGACCGCTGCTGGCCTACGCGGCCGGCGTCGGCCTCTCGTTCGTTCCGATCTCGGCCTACAGCATCGTGACGCGCGGCTCGCTCTTCTACTCCGGACAGACCTACCTCTACGCGCTCTACAAGGATCCGGAGGTCATGGAGTTCGGCTTCCAGAAGCCGCTGCCGACCGCCGCGCAGTTCATCTCTGAGAACAGCGCGCTGGTGCTGCGGACGATAGGCGAGACGTTCTCGTCCTATGCCTACTTGCTGTTCGCCGAGTGGGAGCTGATGCTGCCGTTGGCGCTCGGCTGGCCGATGGTCGTCTGGGCGCTGGCCCGGCGCGAGTACCCACGCGCAGCCGTCGTGCCGCTGGTCGTCGCCGTCACAAACTTCGCCTTCTACGGTCTGACGTGGTCCACGTTTCAAGACCGCTATCTGCTGCTGACGATGCTGCTGCTGTTCCCGTTTGTCGTGGACGGGCTGCGGCGGCTCCGACTGGACCGTCTGCCGCTTCCGACACCTGGACGAGCAACGGCCCGGCCGGGGCCACGACTCGGGCTGACCCATCTGATCGTCGTCGGCGCGTTGGTGCTCTGGACCCCGCATCTGATCCGGCAGTATCGCGGCGAGTTTCGCTACGGCGAGCTGCCCGTTGGAACGCGCAAGGATGAGGGGCTGGTCTGGACTGCGCCGCCACGCTGGGTCCGCGACGGCGACCTGATGCGCGTCGTCAACTGGGTCAATACCCGGACGGAGCCGCTGGCCGTGCTGGCGCACGCGCAGCCGTGGCCATTTACCTACTTCACGGGACGCCCCGCCACGCTGTTGCCGGTGAACCTCGGGCCCGACCGGCTGCGTGAGCTGTTGGTGAGCTATCAGGTGGACTACGTGCTGCTCGACGGACGTGACCGCGAGCGCCGTCGCTACCTGGACATGCTCGAAGACCTGGAACCGGCGGGCGTGACCGATGTCAGCCTCGGCGCGTACCGCATCTTCGACGTGCGGGCGTTGCGTCGGCAGCCCTAG
- a CDS encoding serine/threonine-protein phosphatase, with translation MTDRPGEYVNAATDGPRIDVGQLSVVGRVRTGNEDSVLCEPPESALASSKGLFCAVADGMGGHAAGEEASRLAVQVAHRLFYETNGMDPMEALRLAVVQANSEVFEAGAGATGRDHMGSTLTAAVLFEHRVVVGHVGDSRAYIVHGDTIRPLTRDHSWVAEEVEAGRMTREQARVSPRRNIITRALGLRPDVQVDSYEAELTPGDFVVICSDGLHGLVSDDEILAYVQRLRPADSVASLVNLANNRGGPDNISLVVARVRDHERDETDTARGIPALNDASFETVRAERPDLAPTNQLPASVAYDPSMSEMPTAPGLPVPPPPTTPYPPAAVPADAPTAPSPMPARPTPQQLAPLPSEPRARRNGGLTLLIVLLLLLVAGAAIGFGLAYMANIPLLPGSS, from the coding sequence GTGACCGATCGGCCAGGAGAGTACGTCAACGCGGCCACCGACGGCCCGCGTATCGACGTCGGGCAGCTATCCGTGGTCGGGCGGGTCCGGACCGGCAACGAGGACAGCGTCCTCTGCGAGCCGCCCGAGAGCGCGCTGGCGTCGAGCAAGGGGCTGTTCTGCGCCGTGGCCGACGGCATGGGCGGCCACGCTGCCGGCGAAGAGGCCAGCAGGCTGGCCGTGCAGGTGGCGCATCGCCTCTTCTACGAGACCAACGGTATGGACCCGATGGAGGCCTTGCGGTTGGCCGTCGTGCAGGCCAACTCCGAGGTCTTCGAGGCCGGCGCCGGGGCCACGGGCCGCGATCACATGGGCAGTACCCTCACGGCAGCCGTCCTCTTCGAGCACCGGGTGGTGGTCGGGCACGTGGGCGACAGCCGCGCCTACATCGTCCACGGCGACACGATTCGGCCGCTCACACGGGACCACTCGTGGGTTGCCGAAGAGGTCGAGGCCGGCCGCATGACGCGCGAGCAGGCCCGTGTCAGCCCTCGCCGGAACATCATCACCCGGGCGCTCGGGTTACGCCCCGATGTCCAGGTTGATTCCTACGAGGCCGAGCTGACGCCCGGCGACTTCGTCGTCATCTGCTCGGACGGCCTGCACGGACTCGTCAGCGACGATGAGATCCTGGCCTACGTGCAGCGGTTGCGGCCCGCCGACTCGGTGGCCTCGCTGGTCAACCTTGCGAACAACCGAGGTGGCCCGGACAACATCTCGCTGGTCGTCGCTCGGGTGCGCGACCACGAGCGCGACGAGACTGACACGGCGCGCGGCATCCCGGCTCTGAATGACGCATCCTTCGAGACGGTCCGCGCCGAGCGGCCAGACCTCGCACCGACGAACCAGTTGCCAGCATCCGTCGCCTACGATCCGTCGATGTCCGAGATGCCGACGGCGCCGGGCCTGCCGGTCCCGCCACCGCCGACCACGCCCTACCCGCCGGCTGCCGTCCCCGCCGACGCTCCGACGGCGCCGTCGCCGATGCCGGCGCGGCCCACGCCGCAACAACTCGCCCCGCTGCCCAGCGAGCCGCGCGCGCGGCGCAACGGTGGCCTGACGCTCCTCATCGTCCTGCTGCTGCTGCTGGTGGCCGGCGCCGCCATCGGCTTCGGGCTGGCCTACATGGCCAATATCCCGTTGCTGCCCGGCTCGTCGTAG
- a CDS encoding YceI family protein, whose product MILRLLLIFALSILVTGCGGGSDSAAATRVVSSPPTPAGSPAPSTPTAMIALLAPTASPLPSPSPVVVAGSPSPVAAASPAAIAPPASPAAASAPASPDASPVAAAGVSATAVAAGSAGVARYQIVQDKSEARYRARETFVNQPGLAEAVGRTNEIDGDIVMDGPGQLRGQIVGMRIDLRTLVSDQTRRDNFIKQNTLQTAQFPYAEFRSNGPAGPGSVQPGQEATFQIPGVMTIKGQERPIVWEARAKLDGTTLVGVATARIKLTDFGLEPPRLAILSVEDEMTWEIDLVAELDV is encoded by the coding sequence TTGATTCTCCGTTTGCTGCTCATCTTTGCGTTGAGCATCCTGGTTACGGGCTGCGGCGGTGGCAGCGACTCCGCTGCCGCGACACGCGTCGTCAGCAGCCCACCTACGCCGGCCGGCTCGCCCGCGCCTTCCACCCCCACGGCGATGATCGCACTGCTCGCGCCGACAGCCAGTCCGCTGCCCAGCCCCTCGCCGGTTGTTGTGGCCGGAAGTCCGTCACCAGTGGCCGCCGCGAGCCCGGCCGCCATCGCCCCGCCGGCCAGCCCGGCCGCTGCCTCGGCGCCGGCCAGCCCAGATGCGAGCCCAGTCGCGGCGGCAGGGGTCTCGGCCACTGCCGTGGCGGCGGGCAGCGCTGGCGTCGCCCGCTATCAGATCGTGCAGGACAAGTCTGAAGCCCGCTACCGCGCCCGCGAGACGTTCGTGAACCAGCCTGGGCTGGCGGAAGCTGTGGGCCGCACGAACGAGATCGACGGCGACATCGTCATGGACGGCCCGGGCCAACTGCGCGGTCAGATCGTGGGTATGCGCATCGACCTGCGGACGCTCGTGAGCGATCAGACGCGTCGTGACAACTTCATCAAGCAGAACACCCTCCAGACGGCCCAGTTCCCGTACGCGGAGTTCCGGTCGAACGGTCCAGCCGGCCCGGGCTCGGTCCAGCCGGGGCAGGAAGCGACGTTCCAGATTCCTGGGGTCATGACCATCAAGGGGCAGGAGCGTCCGATTGTCTGGGAGGCCCGGGCAAAACTTGACGGAACGACGCTCGTCGGCGTAGCGACGGCCCGCATCAAGCTGACCGATTTCGGGCTGGAGCCGCCGCGCCTGGCGATCCTCAGCGTCGAGGACGAGATGACCTGGGAGATCGACCTCGTCGCCGAGCTGGATGTCTGA
- a CDS encoding DUF1116 domain-containing protein, with product MAARPYLVDVRPARDVVPELRDRVLLHAGPPLSYPDMTGPMQGAAVGAALYEGWAETPEAAEALLASGGVDFLPCHRAGGVGPMGGITSGTMPLLFVEERTSGWTAFCTFNEGVGRVLRFGANGPEVIERLRWLRDVAGPALGSALRQGAGVDLRAIMGRALTMGDEMHQRNIAATLLLLREVAPLLARAGLPADQQASVVQFMGQTDQFFLNVAMAACKAIADAAHAAGAESSIATALCRNGVEFGVRLGATGDRWYTAPVNTPKGLYFGGYTAADGNPDIGDSAITETVGVGAFSMAAAPAVVPYVGAGGFGDAIAISNEMLEITVARNPDFAIPALDFGGAPTGIDVRLVVATGIEPIINTGIAHRQAGVGQVGAGTVRAPIACFEQAVVGLAHALR from the coding sequence ATGGCGGCGCGCCCCTATCTGGTGGACGTGCGCCCCGCCCGCGATGTGGTGCCCGAGCTGCGAGATCGCGTGCTGCTGCACGCCGGGCCGCCGCTGAGCTATCCCGATATGACCGGCCCGATGCAGGGCGCGGCTGTCGGGGCGGCGCTCTACGAAGGGTGGGCCGAGACGCCCGAGGCGGCCGAAGCGCTGCTGGCGTCGGGCGGCGTCGACTTCCTGCCGTGTCACCGCGCGGGCGGGGTCGGGCCGATGGGTGGCATCACCTCGGGCACGATGCCGCTGCTCTTCGTGGAGGAGCGCACGAGCGGCTGGACGGCGTTCTGCACCTTCAACGAGGGCGTGGGACGGGTGCTGCGGTTCGGAGCGAACGGCCCTGAGGTCATCGAGCGGCTGCGCTGGCTGCGTGACGTGGCTGGCCCGGCGCTCGGGTCGGCGCTGCGCCAGGGAGCGGGCGTCGATCTGCGGGCGATCATGGGTCGCGCGCTGACCATGGGCGACGAGATGCACCAGCGGAACATCGCGGCCACGCTGCTGCTGCTCCGAGAAGTCGCGCCGCTGCTGGCGCGGGCCGGCCTGCCGGCCGACCAGCAGGCATCGGTGGTGCAGTTTATGGGCCAGACCGACCAGTTCTTCCTGAACGTTGCGATGGCCGCGTGCAAGGCTATCGCGGATGCTGCGCACGCCGCGGGCGCTGAGAGCAGCATCGCGACGGCGCTCTGCCGGAACGGCGTCGAGTTTGGCGTGCGGCTCGGGGCGACCGGCGACCGCTGGTACACCGCGCCCGTCAACACGCCGAAGGGCCTGTACTTTGGCGGCTACACGGCAGCGGACGGCAACCCGGACATCGGCGACTCCGCGATCACAGAGACAGTGGGCGTCGGGGCGTTCAGCATGGCCGCCGCGCCGGCCGTGGTGCCGTATGTCGGTGCGGGAGGCTTCGGGGACGCCATCGCGATCAGCAACGAGATGCTGGAGATCACGGTTGCCCGCAACCCGGACTTCGCCATTCCGGCCCTGGACTTCGGCGGCGCACCGACCGGCATCGACGTGCGGCTCGTGGTAGCGACGGGCATCGAGCCGATCATCAACACCGGGATCGCGCATCGACAGGCTGGCGTCGGGCAGGTGGGGGCGGGCACCGTTCGTGCGCCGATTGCCTGCTTCGAGCAGGCGGTGGTGGGACTGGCGCACGCCCTCCGCTGA
- the fdrA gene encoding acyl-CoA synthetase FdrA, whose product MPIIGLLKAKTYRDSVALMVLSSALSETAGVVQASAMMGTPANLEIMHATGLLTPDCARAGPNDLCIGLEVSDAAFAASVLAEAERLLAAAGGSAGGAGVGGSTARQPRTLRSAARARADANLALISVPGEYAALEARAALAAGLHVFLFSDNVSLADEVALKQEAAELGLLVMGPDCGTAIVGEAPLGFANAVRRGPIGVVGSSGTGLQEITSQIHRLGGGVSHAIGTGGRDLYGAVGGRTFLAAIDALAVDPATQVLVGIAKPGDAAVERAVLDRLAATGKPSVVYFLGGADAAAATSRSVTLAVDLEHAARCAVALANGEPPPPPPDPDEAEGVARQIVMGLLPKQRAVRGLFAGGTLAQEAASAVSRALGVASLADGASRAGEVLKIGPHGILDLGDDAYTRGRPHPLIDPRLRNAELTAEAARDEVGLILLDVILGTGSHADPAGALTPAVLDARAMAQARGASLEILASLCGTEDDAQGYGRQRALLEDAGVRVVRSSSLAAAVAGRVAALLAEVEG is encoded by the coding sequence GTGCCGATCATCGGTCTGTTGAAGGCGAAGACTTACCGCGACTCCGTGGCGCTGATGGTGTTGAGCAGCGCCCTGTCCGAGACCGCTGGCGTCGTGCAAGCGTCGGCCATGATGGGCACGCCGGCCAACCTGGAGATCATGCACGCCACGGGCCTCCTGACGCCTGACTGTGCACGGGCCGGGCCAAACGACCTGTGCATCGGGCTTGAGGTTTCCGACGCTGCCTTCGCGGCGTCGGTGCTGGCCGAGGCTGAGCGTCTGCTGGCCGCTGCTGGCGGATCGGCCGGCGGCGCGGGGGTGGGCGGTTCGACCGCGCGCCAGCCGAGGACGCTGCGGTCCGCTGCGCGGGCGCGAGCGGATGCCAACCTTGCGTTGATCTCCGTGCCGGGCGAGTACGCCGCCCTGGAGGCCCGAGCTGCGCTGGCCGCCGGCCTGCACGTCTTCCTGTTCAGCGACAACGTCTCCCTGGCAGACGAGGTGGCGCTCAAGCAGGAGGCTGCTGAACTCGGGCTGCTGGTGATGGGGCCGGACTGCGGGACTGCCATCGTCGGCGAAGCGCCGCTGGGCTTCGCGAACGCCGTCCGCCGTGGCCCGATTGGCGTCGTCGGATCGTCTGGGACCGGGCTGCAAGAGATCACCAGCCAGATCCACCGCCTGGGGGGCGGGGTCTCTCATGCGATCGGGACGGGTGGCCGTGACCTCTACGGCGCTGTGGGCGGTCGAACGTTTCTCGCGGCTATCGATGCGCTGGCCGTCGACCCGGCTACGCAGGTGCTCGTCGGGATCGCCAAGCCGGGCGATGCCGCCGTTGAGCGCGCGGTGCTCGACCGGCTGGCCGCCACGGGCAAGCCGTCGGTCGTCTACTTCCTCGGCGGGGCCGATGCCGCCGCGGCGACCTCCCGTTCGGTGACCCTTGCCGTCGATCTCGAGCACGCGGCACGGTGCGCCGTGGCGTTGGCGAACGGCGAGCCTCCGCCACCGCCCCCCGATCCCGACGAGGCCGAGGGCGTGGCCCGCCAGATCGTGATGGGCCTGTTGCCGAAGCAGCGCGCCGTGCGCGGGCTGTTCGCCGGCGGAACGCTGGCACAGGAGGCTGCGTCCGCCGTCAGCCGGGCGCTGGGCGTCGCCTCGCTGGCCGATGGCGCGAGCCGAGCGGGCGAGGTGCTGAAGATCGGGCCGCACGGCATCCTCGATCTCGGCGACGACGCCTACACGCGCGGCCGGCCGCATCCCCTGATCGATCCACGCCTGCGAAACGCCGAGCTGACCGCCGAGGCCGCGCGCGACGAGGTCGGGCTCATCCTGCTGGACGTGATCCTCGGAACCGGCTCGCATGCCGACCCGGCCGGTGCGCTGACGCCGGCCGTGCTCGATGCTCGCGCGATGGCCCAGGCGCGCGGCGCGTCGCTGGAGATCCTGGCGTCGCTGTGCGGCACCGAAGACGATGCCCAGGGGTACGGTCGGCAGCGGGCGCTCCTGGAGGATGCCGGGGTGCGCGTGGTCCGTTCGTCGAGCCTGGCGGCGGCGGTGGCCGGGCGGGTCGCCGCGCTGCTGGCGGAGGTGGAGGGGTGA